The Nicotiana sylvestris chromosome 6, ASM39365v2, whole genome shotgun sequence genomic sequence GGTTAATTTTATAAGGAAATCTACAGATGCTGCAGGATTCTCATGGAATGATAAGAGGTCCAGGCAGGGCAAAGAGTATTCTATTCTTACAAGGTCTTGCCTAGCACCTCTGAATGCGAATAATGGAACTCCAGGGTATTGCTCCATTCTTGATAATGCGATGTTATGTAattttatatactgattttgtatatataaatatTGTATAATATCTggttatttattaattaaaagcTGAAGTACTAAGTTGCTTCTTCGCTCTGCCTTCTTGGAAAATTAAGAGCTTGCTTGAGAAGGTTGCACCTGTACAATATCGAAAGATTGGACAATACTGCACTTAACGCTGCATTGTCAGCCTGCCCATCTTTGCTTGATCTGGAAATTGTTGGCCTGTAAGTATTGGAATTAATAGTTTCTTCTGTTTTATTCTTTTGTGGTCCAAAATTGCTTATGCATACTGCTGAAAAGTAAGTAGAAGTACCATGGATTTAGTGCCTTCATGTTTGATTGTTGTTTTTTGACCTTCATTGAGAGGCTAAAGGCATTCGTGAACAGATTCTTGGTGGGATATTTCTTTGTCTTATTAATCACTCAAGATAAGCATTTGAAGTTAAATAATAGGTGGCAGCATGAGTTCTCTTTTAGTTGCTTTGTGGGAACAGCACAAGTATAGCCTCATGTTTTTAGTTTGGTGTTTGTTATTATTGTGAACAACACAGAGCCCAAGTGATTTAAGTACTTCGTCTGAAACACCATATTTTATATCACATGTTTCTGGTTTGTATTTTTCATTCTTATCAACAGTAGATTCCAATTAATTGAAATACTTCGCCTGAAAGTCATTCGTTTGTTCAAGTAAAAAGCACATTACCttctttatcaaaaaaaaaaaaaaattagaataaCTCACTACTTTTTAGTTCCTTCTGTCACAACTCATTTATTTTGTTGATCATTTACTCTGAATTATTTGTCAACAACATGGATAGTACCGGGGATCCAATAAGACCATAATTTGTTTATAGAGCctgtttggcttagctgatttagagtagctgataagcattaggtgctgaaaaacacttttaagtgctgaagctgatttaaaaaataagcagttacgtgtttggataaaagtgctgaaattaataataagcagctgaagaactgggtgtacgaagagttttgttttaaaaagaagtattttagggatagaatagtaaatatttggttaaacctaaagtgcttataagctgaaatttgataagttgggggagaccaacttatgacttttggcttataagcacttttaattttaccaaacgcgtagataagccaaaaagtgcttataagctagtttgaccagcttataagcttagccaaacaccctcataCTAAATTCTAGTACAATCATGATAAAttcttattcttttctttttttttgtgagCGAATGGCTCCATTTCTAGTTTCGTCTCTAGTTTCAATGTCAGTGATTATAACATGAAATGTTTTGTTCATCTGATAGTCATGTGGAATTAAGGCAGACACTGGAGTCTATAAGTAAATTTTGTCCCTTGATTGAGCGTCTATTCTTTGAATCGTCAAAAACAGGTGCATTCTTTTATCTTTCTATttgcttttcttttgctttcttaaTAGCCATTTAACGAATTTTTTCCATAATCCATGTTTGTATTCAGGTCGAGACGACAGTTTGAAACTGCCAACATGCAGTGATCTAGTGAGCAATTGTCCTCACCTATCTTCATTGGCTCTAAGGGGATTTAAGTTGCATGATTATAAAGCTCGCATACTCGCTAAGGTCTGTTTTTTGAGAATGAAGCTTTTCAGTATATTGATCTTCTTTTGCGTTTCTATCCAGCGTTTCAAGGCCTTGTTTGGGTCTGTATGCCATTCAGATGGAATTACGGGGTGTGTAGCTATGTCTTACTATACAACTTGAGTCTAGTGCAATGAAGCTATTTGAAGCTGACTTGCTTCTAGTTCTAGCAAGTACCTAGCGCTGTCAAATAAAAAGCTAATGTCTCATGCTATACTATTTCCTTTGTTGGTACCAGAAACCAGTCTAGACTAGCCAATACATGAATTTTGAGTTTAATCTGGATGACATTTGTCAATGATGCTGTTCTTGCTAATTTAAGGTGAGTTGACAACTATATTAGAAGTTGCACGGTGAAGCTACTTCTTTTGTATAGACTACATCAACATTGTTTTGCAAGCTCGGCTTTATCACTTTAAGCTTCACGCTGTATAACACAATGATGGTTGCATTGAGATTGTCTGCACCATCAGTACCATTATGCTTGTTTTCATCAATGCATCAAATTTCCTGAAAACTTGGTACTTTTTCATTTGCCATTTGTAAAGAAAAGGAAGCGTTTTATTTTAGAATCTGCTGCACATGGAAAGTTTTAAGAATTTTCTTAATACTTGCTTTGTCTATGGTTTCAAGGCTCATCCAGACCATGTGGCTGAACTGATGAGATCATTGACCTGGAAAGGAATACTCTATTTTATTTTTGACAGATTCCCCTAGATTTAGTATAAGCACACAAGTTTGTTGATCAGACAAACAAATGACTCAGATCACTAATGCAGAAAAATAGAGTGAAGTTCTTAGATAGGAAATAAGGCTTCAGAGATATAGATACACACACAAGAGGATTTAGCACATTTCGGattcggattctagaaaatgcaatccgaatcttatccgaattatatcggatcggattttaaagtttggattggaccggatttcggatcgtattattatgcctcaaagttgcaaactaatatgtatattttctttgtaaaagagacaatacattaagaaaaattcatatttATGCAATTATGATAGTGCTATGGTgtcaatatagctaaatctagcaattgtaaaggtattaacttggaggaagatgtaaaggaagtactgactatccgaaattaaagtgtagtatttatacattgcctaataatttcggatcgtatcggattaaaatataccaatccgaatccgatccaaaattcgaaattttaataaacacaatctgaaatccgatccaatccgaaattCGAAATCCGAAATTGAGTGGATCAGTTCgaatttcggatatccgatccgaatgagCAGCACTATTCATATTCATTTAATTATACACCGTCCAATTTTGATTTTTCATGGTTGTAACGTTGAACTATTACTTGCTGATCCAGTCATTTACCTGGTTCTAGTGATCTCTCTATGTTACCTAGGTGCAAAGCTGGCTTGACTGTAAATAGTTTAGTTTACTGAAGAAGGAGCTACAGAAACCTCTCCCCTTTTGGGGCTGTATGAAAAGACTGCACATTGGGTTTTTTAGCCTACACTCTCTTTTGAACTCCTTAAGCAACATTGAATTAAAGCATCATCTCAGAATTGCTATCGGTTGAGCATTTATCtgtattttgttgtcatttctctCTTTTGGCCTAATTGATAAACTCTTCAGCTTGTGACATACTTGAGCCAAGAAAAAGTTGAAATGCTATGTCGTTAGCAATTTTACCCCTGATGTTGTTATTTACACTGGAACTTAAATGTTCTGTAAACTTATAATTTATCAGGTAACTTCGAGAAAATTTCTAAAGTTAGACCACTTTTGTTCGAGTTGGATTTTTCTACTCTGTGTTAGAGTTTAGGAGGCGTGTCAAGCTATGTGTCAATCATGTAAATGTTATATTTTGGGTGACTACATTGGTTGCTTTTCCAAGGGAACCTCATTGTACAATCCTcggttttgtttatttttgtagGGATTTCGTAAATTGAGGTACATTGACTTTTCAACATCCTACTCGATTACTGGTGCTTTTCTCAAGTAGGTTTCCCATTAGCCCCTCCGACTCAAGTTTGTATATGAACTTGTGATCTTTTTAGCACTATTTTTATTCTAATAGCATTCACATTACAGGAATCTAGGAGGCAGTGTGGGTGGGGGCTTACTCCAGGTATTGATTTTGAGGGATTGCATGCATTTGAAAGAAGTAAGTGTTCTTTCCCCCGAACATCCTCGTTTCCCATATCTGGTAGGAAATAAATGGGGAAGTAAGTCGAGAAAGGAAGTGGTCTTAACTTATGTGGACTGTAGGTAGAAGTAGCAAGGCTGTTAGCAGCAGTGCTTGCAGGGGATTTTGGGCATCTTAAATATCTTGTATGTATAAACTTCTGCTCATAACAGTCTTACTAAGAACTTTGCACCTTTCGTTTCCTGTTCTCTTTATTGATGGTTTCACTTGAACTGCTTTCACACAGGATATATCTAATCGAGAGGGTCTGGTATCTGAAGGTGACTGGTACCATCGGTGCTACAGCCCTAGGTAGTACAACTTCTAGTTAACTTTTCAACATCATTAAGAAGATAGACTTTTGACTTTCTGGTTGTGTGTGCCAATCAGCTTTATTCCTATAGTGCGATTGTCAGAAGAAAGGCCCGATTTATGTGTTTTAGCAGAGTTTCCTTTGGAAGGCAGGTTGGTTTGTTCTTCCATTACTTGAACATGAAAATAATTGGTGATCCATCTGTGCTATTTATTTGTTTCCCTTTATCCGTCTTTCACAGCTTTAATGATGTTGAACAACATAACAACGGTGATGTGAATAGCGAAATTAACTCCTCATCACACTTGAGCAGTCTTGCATCTGATAGCTCTTCATTCATGAGTGCATCAGAGAGCAGTGATAGTAGTGATCAAGGTAGTGGCAGCGAGGATAGTTCATTCATGTATGAAGAAAGCTCAGATGAGGTGGACCAAGGTTCCATCTAAGGTGGAAATGCCCTTTCACAAGTGTTGACTGCATGACAACCGTGTATTTGGTAttgcctctctctctctctctgattCCCCTTTCCCTGGTCCTCCCTTAAAaggggaaaaaaaaaagatttcaaTCTGCAAGAAGCATTTTGCATTCCCAGAGTAAGTGTTGATAATGCTACTCTGAATTGATTGTGTTGCCTATAGAGCTGCTTATTTAACTGGTTTTGATGTTGGTAACAGCATTTTCGTGGAGAGTATTCCATAGTATAGCATCTGCTGGTGCTGTTGAAGATGGGAAGATAGTAGAACCGAGTTGAGAGAGAATTCACAAGCTCACGTCAACTCATTTTACCTGCTTCATAAGGTAGCCAACAGTTGCTTTACTGAAGCAATACAATGACACCGAATAGTTTTACCTAGATAGAACAAGGACAactttctgttctttctttcccTTATGAGCGAGCATACAGGCAATCTGTCTCGAGGTCTCTTATGTGATGA encodes the following:
- the LOC104236530 gene encoding F-box protein At4g02760-like isoform X1 gives rise to the protein MDTLLLRRQSLAMETPKPSPKRPCCSATSGLNPKSTTSSNGFSSYIDHDVLLESFLGLSDSSFDLSFNRLLSSKASDSEQNDMINRALRLGSALLEAGKRSARARDSMHNAVVWALPSDLTIKVFSLLDTQSLCYAAVTSSFFKNCAADPACYANVDLITVVPRVNNVVVATMVHRAGNGLQSLKLGFVPGPLASSSGSSQPMVNFIRKSTDAAGFSWNDKRSRQGKEYSILTRSCLAPLNANNGTPGACLRRLHLYNIERLDNTALNAALSACPSLLDLEIVGLHVELRQTLESISKFCPLIERLFFESSKTGRDDSLKLPTCSDLVSNCPHLSSLALRGFKLHDYKARILAKGFRKLRYIDFSTSYSITGAFLKNLGGSVGGGLLQVLILRDCMHLKEVEVARLLAAVLAGDFGHLKYLDISNREGLVSEGDWYHRCYSPSFIPIVRLSEERPDLCVLAEFPLEGSFNDVEQHNNGDVNSEINSSSHLSSLASDSSSFMSASESSDSSDQGSGSEDSSFMYEESSDEVDQGSI
- the LOC104236530 gene encoding F-box protein SKIP17-like isoform X2, producing MDTLLLRRQSLAMETPKPSPKRPCCSATSGLNPKSTTSSNGFSSYIDHDVLLESFLGLSDSSFDLSFNRLLSSKASDSEQNDMINRALRLGSALLEAGKRSARARDSMHNAVVWALPSDLTIKVFSLLDTQSLCYAAVTSSFFKNCAADPACYANVDLITVVPRVNNVVVATMVHRAGNGLQSLKLGFVPGPLASSSGSSQPMVNFIRKSTDAAGFSWNDKRSRQGKEYSILTRSCLAPLNANNGTPGACLRRLHLYNIERLDNTALNAALSACPSLLDLEIVGLHVELRQTLESISKFCPLIERLFFESSKTGRDDSLKLPTCSDLVSNCPHLSSLALRGFKLHDYKARILAKGFRKLRYIDFSTSYSITGAFLKNLGGSVGGGLLQVLILRDCMHLKEDISNREGLVSEGDWYHRCYSPSFIPIVRLSEERPDLCVLAEFPLEGSFNDVEQHNNGDVNSEINSSSHLSSLASDSSSFMSASESSDSSDQGSGSEDSSFMYEESSDEVDQGSI